The window aaaaaaatcgaggcAAATGAAAggtgaaaaaataaaataaattaaaaaaataataatattaattgtatattgttatgttttttagATACACGTTACTgtttcatcaattttatctGTACGCCGTAGtattatattttagtttttacctATTTAAgaagtagttttgaaaaattggttTATTACTTATTGAATTAACGGAGCCAAGTATctgtattaaaacttaaagagCAGAATTAACagattttataacaaaaagaatCGCTTGTGCATTAAATTCGttccattttcaaatttcttttttacgtTCTCAGTTTAATGCACACGCATTTCTAAATAATTACCTAGAAATTATTCACCAAACCTCCCTCCTTCCCCGTTTttatgtttcttatttttatgaCTACACGTCATTTTTCATCAGTGTATTACTTATTTAGTTTGATAGAGAGATACTAGTTTATgcatttttgtaataatattttattatataatctTTTTCTAAGCATAACTTTGTATTTTCTCCTATTACTTTCTTATAATAAAtcctttatatttaaatcattttaaacgtCACAatcaaacacattttttttttaagaatttgatAAAATGACGTTCATCATGCTAATTAATACTTTGAAGGGGTTTGAAAGATTTTAAGTTAAAGAAGTATAATTCTGAGTAggttatttcttaattaaattaaataataaaaattatattttttgcaaatattCCAATTGATTGAATTTGAAGAGGACGATCCCTTTCATTCAAGATTAAGTTAAATCTTGAGAGATGCGACACTGAAGACTTAATCagaactttcttttttaatcaagAATTGGAGTGTggtgtattaattaatttctgaaTTCCTAATCCTCtccataaagaaataaaaaggaaactaATCCCAATCCAATACCTTGCTGACCCAATTAGAACAGAAAAAATCAAGGtaagatatttcaaattaatccAAAATGTGCCTTTTTTATCTTAAGCTGGtgttttaaaacgattttttttccaaattgTATAGTTCTCTTATGATGTGTTTTCAAAGAGGAGCCAATAACGCTCGAGGAAGTGCAAATGCTAtcaagaaaatgaagaatgATAGCTGGGGAGGTTAAAATAGTATCAGAAATGGCAGAAAAACTTAaagaaatcttaaaaacaAGACATGTACaagaatataatataaatatatatgagGCAAAATGCCTACAATATATAATGACTTGCATTGAAGAAGACGGCGGGTTTTAGATCAAGATGACAAAcacaaattttcattttcccATGCGCTCAGTCATAGCAATACTACAACAAGCAAGTAATACaacataatttctttattatcttCAGAAGATTacactatacagggtgtctcacgtaactggttcgttagaactttttcaagttccactattcgtagagatttgaaattttggtagcatgggttgttcattcggaactttcgatctaaaatattttcaagatggccgccactttcggtctaccggaagtagaccataacttcgctaTTTTAGATGGaatgttatagtttttattacacaatttaattgtacgtaaaaaaataggttgactttgataaatattattggtacctagcgtttttcgttttcgaattattttggttttaaactttttttggtaaatttcaacatgctctttaaaagtccatatctcagccaaagttcattcaaaaaagatctactttggcacgattactcttcagatgttgtcaaatagattgtcatttgttgtatcggagtatcttatacaggtggtcaaaaatagaattactgtttctccatattcaatggcgagaaagtcgaaaattttaaatggaacgccccatattttttcagcctatcagaaagagagtttaattctctacaaattatctataaacattcccatacctatttattgtagtttgccttatattgcgaaatttattaaaacatgcacgaaatacaggtttttttattagaaagctatggaattttgacagttttttatccatgtttgtattattgttgccattagttacatttgacgACGGGTGTAAGTTATTAAACATCATGGTAAATTATTCCACCgccgatatttgaaatttattttgtattgatggcgaatgtaataaactttCGCACAAGACGTGTCGATCACTTAATGAGAGATGCCTAACAAACCTAACGCCCATCACaaggaaaaatttcaaaaaattgataaagaatttattagttCTGGATATATCGAGACCAAAAGAAATCGCATATTTCCGGTCACCAGTGACGAAGACagcgaaataaataatttaatgtattttattgcattttcaaattcaatttagtaataaatttatattataaatttatgtttctATTCAAATCTAACTTTtgtcattaactttttgttctaatagtttcatttatttgttatttttggtaagtaaaagctagtaaactaaaagattatcaatcgtagttaatagtacaaataataatagaaataaattaaacaaaaaactgtcaaaatgtcatggccttctaataaaaatacaaacggtttcctgcattttctgcatgttttgataaatttacgaatatgagagaaactacaataaataagtataggaatgtttatagataaattgtagagaattaaattccctttcgtgtaggctaataaaatatggggcgttccatttaaaattttcgactttctccccattgaatatagagaaacggtaattcaatttttgaccacctgtataagatactctgatacaatatatgacaatctatttgagagCATCtaaagagtaatcgtgccaatttagagcttttttgaatgaacgttggctgggatataaggttttaaagagcatggtgaaatttgccaaaaaaagcttacgtgagacatcctgtataatagcatattaaaaaacaagtttcataAGActcgcttgaaatgcacgaattcaagttcaATGAGTGCTtcaagtcttatgaaacgtgttttttatactatttttttgtaattcgcgtttttatcctttttttataaaaaattatataaattttgataatgtagggaaatagatatgtagcagttggtaacacttcaaattgaaatttgaattgacaattagaaatgtcaaaacacaaaatgtaaaaaaaaattttttcattgtaGACCTatttgtattcgatgctaagaacgtgtttaaacatctatagataaaaattgtcacgctgacaactagaaaaattaatgacacaATGtgaccaacttgaactggttccataaaatgttactaaaattctctaaaatatttttattgcaatgtttaattataaacccgctatatctcgttaaggaggcacttgcgaccccatgtatattaaggcttttcatcttaatttttgatgtattacctgccctagaaATCTGCCggaatttttttgaatcatctGTATATAGTAGAATAGTGGTttatatacagtatgtccccagATCAagttacaaagaaaaaaaaattttattactgatttttcaaacttatctctgcataaaatagataaaaatagATAAAGCGGGAATTCAACGCCAAATGCGTGGAGCTCTCCAAAGCTGCGGCCTCGGCGCTCTCCGCCCCAGGCTCGTCATGGCAGTGTCCTGGTTGCCGTCCGTCTTCTAACCGTAGAAAAACTATGTTGCCGCATGACTTCGATAATCGCGGTGTGGCCTCCACTCCGACAATCGAGGCTGTCTATGAGATGGTTAGCGAGATACGTTCGGAGCTTAGATCTATGAAAGCTAGAAATGATGAGCTAATGACCTCGGTTCAATTCTGCAGCGATCAAATAGCCgatttatcaaagaaaagtGCATGGTTATTGATAGCCTTTCTTCCGATAATGTACGGTTGAGGAAACAGGTCGACACCTTGTCGGATAGGGTTGCGGACTTGGATCAGTACTCCAGACGTAACAATCTGGAGATACAGGGCGTACCTGAGGCGGCCAACGAAAACATTGTCgttgttatgaataaaatcgTCGGCTTTCTCGAGGTCCCGTTAAAATGTGATGATATTGACGCTATACATCGAGTACCTCACATCGGCGATGTGAGTCGACCAAAGAACATCGTCGTGCGTTTCTGCAATCGTACCAAACGCGATTCTTTTCTCGCCGCTGCCATTGTCAAGAAGCGCTCCCTTCCCAAGGGTTCCCGTCCTGGTTTTTTGATTGATGGCCTATCACAGCAATGTTTCATCAATGAACACCTTACTGTAGCGAATAAAAAACTGTTCAGCGCCGCTAGGGCCACGGCTaaagaaaatggttataaataTGTCTGGACGCgcaattgtaaaattcttgtCCGTAAAAACGACAGTAGTTCAGTTTTACAGTAGTTCTCTTCATGTATAAGCAAACTTAGATATTTTCTAACTCGCAATGGCGTCTAATAAATTCATCTCCCTCTACTATCAAAACGTACGCGGCTTACGCAGTAAAGGTACTATTTTCTATACAAATCTGCTGAGTGCGGATTTGGATGTTGTCTGCCTTACGGAGACCTGGCTTTGTCCCGGAATTGAATCTGCAGAGTATTTTCCTGATTCATATGTGACTTACAGGCGTGACCGACACATTAATGATGATTCGGGTGCTCGGCGTGGAGGTGGTGTGTTGTTGGCTGTGTCGAAAATGATCTCCAGTGCGGAACGACCGGGTTTGTTCGCGGACGTTGAAGCAGTGTGTGTTGCGTTGTCTAAGTGCTTAACATATGCTGTGTTTATATTCCGCCATGTGACAATGTTGCACTCTCGCGATTTTCCAGGTCTTTAATTGATGTAATTGAGCGACACCCTAATGATGGTTTTCTCATTTGTGGTGATTTCAATATCCCGGAAATCGGGTGGTCTTTTGACCCCGTCCGCCGCTACTGTGTCCCGTCCAGGGCAACTTCTGCAAGAGCTACAGAGTTCTTGGACTTCGTCTCTTTGGCTGGTTTATCCCAATTAAATCATCATTGTAATGACTTTGGTAACGTTCTTGATCTTGTTTTTTCCTGTAATGTATTTCATTGCGAGGTGATCATGCTTTGGTGCCGGAGGACCGTGCTCATACTACGCTAGATATATCatacaaattcttaattcctaGAAATTTATCCCACTGTAGTGAaccaatatataattttaaaaaggcATCATTTGATCAAATCACTTTGTACTTAAATGAGGTGCCCTGGCGGGATCGTCTGAGCGATGGAACCGTGGACGAGGCTGCCACTTATTTTTACGAAGTGCTATCTGACGCTTTTAAACTTTTCGAGTCTTCGTACTCGGTTTTCCGTACTGGTTCTCAAAAGAAACTATAAAAGTAATTCGTGAAAAACGTAAGATGCACAAGAAGTGGAAGCGGTATAGAAATCGCCTGGACTATTTAACTTTTTCCCTTTTAAGGGGTCGCTCAAAGTTCCTTATCGATCGTGATTATCGCAATTTTATTGTCAGTGCGGAGAGCAGTATATGGCATGATCCCAAAAGGTTTTGGTCATTTGTTAGAGCTAAGCACGCGACAAGTGACTTGCCTGCAGAGGTTGCGTTTGACGGTGTCACTGCTACCGATGGTGCACATATCTGCGACCTTTTTTCTCGCTACTTCGGCTCAGTATTTAATGCTTCGCGAACCTGATGCTTCGTGTGGTAGCCCCCGTTTTTGCGACCTGTCTCTACAATTTGAGCAGGTTGAGATCTTGAAAGCTCTTAGAGCTGTTAACCCTTCCGGAGGGCCAGGTGGTGACGGTATACCTcctattataataaaaaattgatgtgAATCTCTTAGTGAACCGTTATCAATCCTGTTCAATAGATCTCTGAAAGACTGTGTCTTTCCGCTAGTCTGGAAGCGGACCTCTGTGGTgcctatttttaaatctggcTGTAGAAGCATGGTCGAAAACTACAGACCAATTTCTTTGTTGCCCATTTTTGGCAAGGTCCTTGAGAGCTTAATTTACAAGCCTATTTTTTACactgtaaaaaatgttttggacCCTCGACAACACGGTTTTTTTGCTGGTCGTTCGGTAGAGACCAATCTTTTCGAATATACTAATTACATTTTGCATTCTTTCGATGACAACTGCCAGGTGGACTCTGTTTATACtgattttagtaaagctttTGATAAAGTTGATCATCGGCTCTtactacaaaaaattgaacatGTTGGTTTACCCTACAGCATTCAACAGTGGCTTGCTTCCTACTTGGCTGATAGAACGCAGTCGGTTACAGTTAGAGGTTTTTCCTCGCAGACGGTGTCAGTCTCATCCGGCGTACCTCAGGGAAGTATTCTTGGACCTctgctttttaatatttatattaatgacatatttaagtgttttaaaCACGCTAACTGTTTAATGTATGCAGATGATCTAAAGATCTTCTGCCGCGTGTCAAATCCTAGAGATTGTTCTGCTCTTCAGCGTGATCTATACGAACTTGCTCAATATTGTTGCACAAACTTCATCACCATGAATTATAGTAAATGCTTTACAattacttttacaaaaaagcCTGGTCCCATACGCTTTGACTACATCATTGGAGGGAAGTTGTTGAACAGGGTTACTTCTATAAGAGATTTGGGCGTGACGTTTGATAGTAAGCTATTATTCAGTGAGCACGTCGATTCGGTGGTTAGCAAGGCTTTTCGTATGCTTGGTTTCGTCATGAGATCGGCTGCTGATTTTACCGACACTAATTCATTAATGACTCTCTATTATACGTAtgtatttaacattttgaattattgcACTGTTGTATGGAATccacaatataatatatttgtgGAACGACTAGAGCGTGTCCAAAAGAGATTCGTTCGTTTTTTATGCTGGAAATCTCATACTACCTATGCTGACTACAACTCGGCGTGCCAATCTTTCCACTTGTTACGACTTGGCCAACGGCGACTTGCTAATGATAtaatacttttatataaaataattcataacatttataaatcatccTCGCTTACATCACTGATTAACTTCCACGTCCCGTCCAGATCGCTTCGTTTTGATTTTCTGTTCTTTACTACAACTCCGCGCACTAACTCCTATCAGCATTCGCCATTGCTGCGCTCTGCTCGCTCTGCTGACCGCCTTGCCATTGACATATTTGCGTACGATTCCTTAATCTCCTTTAAAAGAGCGACCCTTGCTGCTGTTGGGAACATGCCGTATATAGATTAATTTGTATAGATTGATTtatacttacaattagttctTGTCCTTTCACGTGCTGATTGTTAGATACCTCggtttttttcttgtttttttctgttatttttgttaaattacttATGCAATTTGAGATActgatttaagtttttttgtgtccttttttttcttttctaccAACTTCTTTCACTCCAAGTCTTCCTCCGCTATAAAATGAATATACGTATGTATaaacacaattttaaaattaattaaattatggggcttttttattttcaaatattcgtTTCAAAATCCTATTATGGATATTATGGCTTCCATTTTGCTAGAGATATCTTGTTTGTAATGTTTTTGTAGTTCTGTATCCTTCTCTTACCTCAATTTCCTCCTATATTGGCTATTCTTTTGTGGACCTTGGCTTCCGCCAGATAATGATTGCTATCACAATTTGTGAATTTGTACGTATTTTTGTTCCTCCAACAATTGGTCGATTTGATTCGTCCTTTAGATCTATGGTCGTTTAAGTTCAAACAATTTGCAACATTtatccaaaattaaaaatattttttattttgatctaCAAAATGatctacaaaaaataagtGAGAAGTTACTACGACTCCACCTCTCACTTTCCAATTGTATATCCGGAGAAGACTGGGACAAAGTGGACAGACTAACAGTGGAGAAGGCTAATCGCGAATTTCAGAAGACGCGTGATACACACATCAAGAAGTTTGAATCTCTGGAATGCCGGTCGCAAAAGAAGAAAGGTAATAGTTTACCAGTAGAAACAATCGTCATTAACAGATCGAATGTCCCACTAACGAAAGACGAAACCTCTGTGCTCGCCAAAGGATTGAACTACGCAATCGCTCCGAAGAAGGTCCCAAAGGAGGAAATCATCTGCGAAGTGGAAGCAGCTGTTCGAGGGATGCCTGCACTGAAAGCCGAAGAGATCCGACAAGAAGTTGCGAGAGTAGTGAAGTCAGCAAAACCACCAAAATCCAACTTGACGGTTGGTGAAAAGAAGGCACTCCGATCTATAACAGAAAAGTCAGAAATCGTCGTATTACCAGCAGACAAGGGGAATGCCACCGTTGTTATGGACAGGAAAGAATACGACGACAAGATGATGAACCTACTGGACCCAGCCACCTACAGGAAGATCAAGAAGGACCCCACAGACAAAATCGtaagaaaaatgaaggaactgataaaatccacaggaattccagcagaacagcagaaaggtttgtttgtgcaggcgccggtaccaccaagaatctacggactaccgaagattcacaaaccagacgtccccctccgccctatcgttagcgccatcaactccccaacataccagctggccaaacatcttgcaaagatGCTGTCTCCCTTTACAGGTAACACGGAATCGtatgtcagggattctacacattttgtggaatcggtaaaaggtgtaaagctggaggctggggatatgttggtaagtttcgatgtggaatccctttttactagggtaccagttaaggatgctgtagaGGGTCTTCGCCGAAAACTCATTCCGGAGGCTTTACCAGAATACGTGCCagatctggtggagtattgcttatcgtcgacgtatttcagctggaaaggagaattttacgagcagttcgaaggggcagccatgggatctccactatcgccagttatagctaatttctacatggaattattcgaagaggacgctttgaagaagagccagtggaaaccaaaactatggctccgatatgtggatgacacgtttatgatatggcaacatggtcaaaaacggctccaagagttcttggatcacttgaactctcaacatcctatgattaagttcactatggaaacagaaactgccaaaaaactacctttcctagatgtgttggtcaccaggacgacaaatggagatatagaacttggtgtataccgaaagaagacccataccaacaggtatttacaggcatgttcacagcatcatccccaacagaagaggtccgtgatccgtacattatttcagtgagcagcgagactatgtgaaggagaaaacttgaagaaggagcaacactttctacgaggcgtgctgcagaagaatggatacacttcgagggacatcaaccaggccatcaagcagcgaaagcagaaagaggacacggtaagtacaaaaccacttggatttatctgtcttccctatgtttcaggtgtaacggaacgaattgctaggcacctcaaaaagaacgacatcgtagtgcggtacggcacggtcagcaaaattagccaaggacaaactaactccattaaaaggagcgggagtctatcgacGATCGTGTAGTTGTGAgaaggtttatgttggccaaactggacgcaacgtcgagtgccgcatcaaggagcatgagagggatgtaaggctgaagaagatgcggaacattgccatgcagaggggcaccgaatagacttcgaacaaacaaaggtgctggctagggacaacagatactaccaaagactgacaagagaagccatagagatccaccgacataaaaataacgtcaacagagaggatggctggaagcttagcagaacatggaagatggtggtgaacacgaagacctcttctcgcctcacaccggacgctacgcaattagttattaattagcttgtaattagcgttaactgattattaattagtttttccgacttatatatagttaccgatttttgatctcgtcacttcgaaccagtttctgaagaaggttgcaacatggcatccgaaacgtcaaaccttttattaaaagacgcacggcaaaacccgaaagtttttagttttagttctaattttagtttaatattttttattatagacAGAATTCTATTGATACATAAACTACATTCGAGCTATTACACCAATGATGGCGCTTATCAatgtaattaaactttaaacaattccttaaaattattttgataaaaaagtcaaaaaaaaatttaggaaCAAAgattattactaaaaatgattttgctttgttataaataacttcCAAAAGCCTATCACAACGTTATCAACAGTACACCTGTTTGTTAGagtttatcaaaaataaaatctatttcataataataaaaaaaattctctagAAAATAGTCATCGATTCAATCAGACAattgaacaattattattgaaaaattaatgttatcgCGCACTTCAGATAAAAAGGGAATctgatttaaatgtttttaatattgccacaaaaatcattcttatcaagaaataaatttttaccgTGAAATTAAATGTTAGTTCGATTAAGTTAAGTTTCGAGCGAAATGGGATctaacaaaaagaagaaaatttcgGGGAAAATTAAAGATCCTTTAGCTGTTACGTGGAGTGAGAAATACGATGATCAAATTCAAGGggtttggaaaaaaattcCAAGATTTGTTGCTACTTTTTTAGTAACAATAGCTGTTTGTACTATGGGGTTGGCAATAAGTGGtatgtatttcttttttatttgattttatttcattatttaatttttttaggtgaTTGGTTAAACATTTTGGTCCATTTAATGAAACAATTCAACATTGAATTCCCCGAAACTCTCAAAACTAATTCATCATTAGACAACATTTTggaaacattaaaattaaaaaatttatggtCTTTTTGGATCGGATcggttatttttagttatgcaatttatgtaataatcGGAGGATTTTTACATGTAAGCCAACAAAACTCTTTTGTGTTTAGTTTAATATTCGTTCAATTTTCCTTGCCAAATTTTcgcatttattacaattttttttgtgagttgagccaaaaaaataacacaatcTCTTGTTATTACAGTGGTATTTCTATGTGAGACAACGAGATAGACCTGAAGAATGGAAATGCCAACCAAATAAATGGATGTCACCCGAATTAGAACGACATGAGATCATCTTTGGGTCGCTAAACTTAATGGTTAATGCCAGCATTTCGGCTATAGTTGCTTGTTATATTAGTAATGGTGGATATAGTACGGTTTATTATGGATTTTCTGATTATCCTTGGTGGTGGCTAATTTTGCAAGTTCccgttgtttttatttatcaggtgagaaaatgttattttaaaaaaattgagtcaaattttcgttattttttggcTCCTTTCCTAAAACTTTTGTCACAAATGATAGATTAACCTAGATAACGTAGTAAAAAGCAGGTGTTGTTTCTCACTTGAACTAATTTATCTATTTGCACCACCTCatccaattatttttattcatttataataataataataattcactttattgcccaacaaagatcaattacaggacaatattacaagaaaaataaaataagaaataacacatgccataaaacaaatataattcacATAAACACTCTTACACTATTATTGATTGTTAGTTACTTTACACATTCTCTGCACTGGGGAGTTGGCTAAAACATTGGATCTGCAATTTCTCAAATAAAACTGATTTGTACTACGTGTAGCGCATCAcgcactcttattatttttatatagaaacATCATGTTATATCACCATGGGTTGTTATATCAACATAATGTATTTTCCCATGGCGATTTTGTTATagtcataaaataataaataaactggtAGACACACATAAAACAGTCTATCAAATActccatttttaatttttaatattttattgtacgattaattaatatagagttacaaataaatatactctATAATTGGTGACCCCgactattttcaaaaaagaaaatatacagggtgatttataacatacggagcagattAAAAGAGCAAGTACTAGGGGCCAAActgaagatattttcttaataatgttttgactacaacgtaataatcacaaagatatagagcattaaagttgaattaattGCCCAGCATTTCT of the Onthophagus taurus isolate NC chromosome 10, IU_Otau_3.0, whole genome shotgun sequence genome contains:
- the LOC111419873 gene encoding methylsterol monooxygenase 1-like, translated to MGSNKKKKISGKIKDPLAVTWSEKYDDQIQGVWKKIPRFVATFLVTIAVCTMGLAISGDWLNILVHLMKQFNIEFPETLKTNSSLDNILETLKLKNLWSFWIGSVIFSYAIYVIIGGFLHWYFYVRQRDRPEEWKCQPNKWMSPELERHEIIFGSLNLMVNASISAIVACYISNGGYSTVYYGFSDYPWWWLILQVPVVFIYQDYATYWLHRIYHTPFLYKNFHKMHHKYKQPTAWSVTAIHPVESSHIQLTLMIPIFVIPVHWASFYACALYAYYHGIIDHSGINFKAFWWQPWQPDAIFHDNHHQYFHVNFAFNIYFWDILHGTYRRKDRLYTEDTYYGQGKALNEATASEIKADLQERKSENPLAYRGNKLEFDLNEKDLKLELNGTYKKLRKNKKYY